The Schizosaccharomyces pombe strain 972h- genome assembly, chromosome: I genome contains a region encoding:
- the syb1 gene encoding synaptobrevin family receptor has product MSEPYDPYIPAEPSAAVRSGNAAASSTPNMKTAAIQQQIDDTVGIMRENISKVSERGERLDSLQDKTDNLAVSAQGFRRGANRVRKKMWWKDMRMRLCIIIGIIILLVVIIVPIATKFHGK; this is encoded by the exons ATGTCTGAGCCATATGACCCATATATCCCGGCGGAGCCTTCTGCAGCTGTTCGTAGTGGAAATGCTGCTGCTTCGTCGACGCCGAATATGAAGACAGCTGCAATTCAGCAGCAGATTGACGATACTGTGGGGATTATGCGTGAAAACATTTCTAAGGTTTCAGAACGTGGAGAACGCCTTGATTCTTTACAAGATAAAACAG ATAACCTTGCTGTTAGCGCGCAAGGCTTCCGTCGTGGCGCCAATCGTGTTCGCAAGAAGATGTGGTGGAAGGACATGCGTATGCGTCTTTGCATTATCATTGGTATCATCATTTTACTTGTTGTCATTATTGTTCCTATCgcaacaaaatttcatgGCAAGTAA